A genome region from Streptomyces xanthophaeus includes the following:
- a CDS encoding Rv3654c family TadE-like protein, with translation MSRDRGSATVWAALVAMVLGAVFGGVLLLGQAVVARHRAAAGADLAALAAAATWAHGPETACAAALRVARAQGAALGGCLLGGEVAEVTARVVAGPFTATIQARAGPPGPWG, from the coding sequence GTGAGCCGGGACCGGGGTTCGGCCACGGTCTGGGCGGCGCTGGTGGCGATGGTGCTGGGTGCGGTGTTCGGCGGGGTGCTGCTGCTCGGCCAGGCCGTCGTGGCCCGCCACCGGGCGGCGGCGGGCGCCGACCTGGCGGCGCTCGCGGCGGCGGCCACCTGGGCCCACGGGCCGGAGACGGCGTGCGCGGCGGCCCTGCGGGTGGCCCGGGCGCAGGGCGCGGCGCTCGGCGGGTGCCTGCTCGGGGGCGAGGTCGCCGAGGTCACCGCCCGGGTCGTGGCGGGCCCGTTCACGGCGACGATCCAGGCCCGGGCAGGCCCGCCCGGGCCCTGGGGCTGA